A portion of the Poecile atricapillus isolate bPoeAtr1 chromosome 7, bPoeAtr1.hap1, whole genome shotgun sequence genome contains these proteins:
- the OLFML2B gene encoding olfactomedin-like protein 2B isoform X1 → MARPLPLLLCLAALGAGCRAGTPTRAGTPPSGTAGPSAEPLQDEADNQENILSQLLGDYDKVKAVSEGSDCRCKCLVRPLGRGACQRINEGAFRAEDFYTVETITSGPSCKCACVAPPSALNPCEGDFRLKKLREAESSDLKLSSIVEMLESAFYGLDLLKLHSVTTKLVGRVEKLEEGMSRNLTQEGQRAGASGEEALQDAPGRENCSRLLSSSLADMESSLQRDAEAAYAHPEGKYEERFLKDETISQQINSVESLPELQLSLEDKKPEQLLQRKLRVRSRPPSKPTIVRGVTYYKAQSTESENDIEEQRELADELFSGDNTVDLLIEDQLLRPSSRAGEAVRKPSPVGWPPTPGSAPTTPPAASTAATATLSLSLSPTTPEPTAPGPITVLADLPEEGTPQLPAALASTLVAMATETLPVATPAGGWSEVESSPGTWLQANTPPTPVSPATPATPKEGLEEEDIRSIIGRCKDTLSTISGPTTQNTYGRNEGAWMKDPLAQEERIYVTNYYYGNTLVEFRNLDNFKQGRWSNSYKLPYSWIGTGHVVYNGSFYYNRAFTRNIIKYDLKQRYVAAWAMLHDVAYEESTPWRWRGHSDVDFAVDENGLWVIYPAISYEGSSQEVIVLSKLNAADLSTQKETTWRTGLRKNFYGNCFVICGVLYAVDSYNKRNANISYAFDTHTNTQIIPRLLFENEYAYTTQIDYNPKDRLLYAWDNGHQVTYHVIFAY, encoded by the exons ATGGCTCggccgctgccgctgctgctctgcctggccGCGCTGGGCGCCGGCTGCCGGGCCGGGACCCCCACCCGGGCAGGGACCCCCCCCTCCGGCACGGCCGGGCCCTCCGCGGAGCCGCTGCAGGACGAGGCGGACAACCAGGAGAACATCCTCTCGCAG CTGCTAGGTGACTACGACAAGGTGAAGGCGGTGTCCGAGGGCTCCGACTGCCGCTGCAAATGCCTGGTCAGACCCCTGGGCCGTGGCGCCTGCCAGAGGATTAACGAGGGCGCTTTCAGAGCCGAGGATTTTTACACGGTGGAAACCATCACGTCAGGACCCAGCTGCAAGTGTGCGTGCGTGGCTCCCCCCTCGGCCCTCAACCCCTGCGAGGGAGACttcaggctgaagaagctgcGGGAGGCAGAGAGCAGCGACCTGAAG CTCTCCTCCATCGTCGAGATGCTGGAAAGTGCCTTCTATGGCTTAGACCTCCTGAAGCTGCACTCAGTCACCACCAAGCTGGTGGGTCGGGTGGAGAAGCTGGAGGAG GGCATGTCCAGGAACTTGACGCAGGAAGGCCAGCGGGCTGGAGCCAGCGGGGAGGAGGCTCTGCAGGatgcccctggcagggagaacTGCTCCAggctcctcagcagcagcctggccgACATGGAGAGCTCCCTGCAGCGGGATGCTGAGGCTGCCTACGCTCACCCAGAG ggaaaataCGAAGAAAGATTCCTGAAGGATGAGACCATCTCCCAGCAGATCAACTCGGTGGAATCCCTCCcggagctgcagctctccctggaggACAAGAAGCccgagcagctcctgcagaggaAGCTGCGGGTGAGGAGCCGGCCTCCTTCCAAGCCCACCATTGTCCGAGGGGTCACCTACTACAAAGCCCAGTCCACCGAGTCCGAGAATGACATCGAGGAGCAACGTGAGTTGG CGGACGAGCTGTTCAGCGGGGACAACACGGTGGATCTGCTGATAGAGGACCAGCTCCTGAggcccagcagcagggcaggcgAGGCCGTGAGAAAGCCCTCTCCCGTGGGCTGGCCACCCACCCCGGGCAGCGCTCCCACCACCCCTCCAGCCGCCAGCACCGCCGCCAcggccaccctgtccctgtccctgtcccccaccACGCCGGAGCCCACCGCCCCAGGGCCCATCACCGTCCTGGCAGATCTGCCCGAGGAGGGcaccccacagctgccagcagcctTGGCCAGCACGCTGGTGGCCATGGCCACAGAGACTCTGCCCGTGGCCACCCCCGCTGGAGGCTGGAGTGAGGTGGAGAGCAGCCCAGGAACTTGGCTCCAGGCGAACACCCCCCCAACGCCGGTCAGCCCGGCCACCCCTGCCACCCCAAAGGAGGgcctggaggaggaggacatCAGGAGCATCATTG ggcgCTGCAAGGACACGCTGTCCACCATCTCGGGGCCCACCACCCAGAACACCTACGGGCGCAACGAGGGAGCCTGGATGAAGGATCCCCTGGCCCAGGAGGAGCGGATCTACGTCACCAATTACTACTACGGGAACACACTGGTGGAGTTCAGGAACCTTGACAATTTCAAGCAAG GTCGCTGGAGCAACTCCTACAAGCTCCCATACAGCTGGATTGGCACGGGACACGTCGTCTACAACGGCTCCTTCTACTACAACCGCGCCTTCACGCGCAACATCATCAAGTACGACCTGAAGCAGCGCTACGTGGCCGCCTGGGCCATGCTGCACGACGTGGCCTACGAGGAGTCCACCCCGTGGCGGTGGCGGGGCCACTCCGACGTGGACTTTGCGGTGGACGAGAACGGCCTGTGGGTCATCTACCCGGCCATCAGCTACGAGGGCTCCAGCCAGGAGGTGATCGTGCTGAGCAAGCTGAACGCGGCCGACCTCAGCACGCAGAAGGAGACCACGTGGAGGACAGGGCTGCGAAAGAACTTCTACGGGAACTGCTTTGTCATCTGTGGGGTCCTGTACGCGGTCGACAGCTACAACAAGAGGAACGCCAACATCTCCTACGCCTTTGACACGCACACCAACACGCAGATCATCCCCAGGCTGCTCTTTGAGAACGAGTACGCCTACACCACACAGATAGACTATAACCCCAAGGACCGCCTGCTCTACGCCTGGGACAATGGCCACCAAGTCACCTACCACGTCATCTTTGCCTACTGA
- the OLFML2B gene encoding olfactomedin-like protein 2B isoform X2 gives MARPLPLLLCLAALGAGCRAGTPTRAGTPPSGTAGPSAEPLQDEADNQENILSQLLGDYDKVKAVSEGSDCRCKCLVRPLGRGACQRINEGAFRAEDFYTVETITSGPSCKCACVAPPSALNPCEGDFRLKKLREAESSDLKLSSIVEMLESAFYGLDLLKLHSVTTKLVGRVEKLEEGMSRNLTQEGQRAGASGEEALQDAPGRENCSRLLSSSLADMESSLQRDAEAAYAHPEGKYEERFLKDETISQQINSVESLPELQLSLEDKKPEQLLQRKLRVRSRPPSKPTIVRGVTYYKAQSTESENDIEEQPDELFSGDNTVDLLIEDQLLRPSSRAGEAVRKPSPVGWPPTPGSAPTTPPAASTAATATLSLSLSPTTPEPTAPGPITVLADLPEEGTPQLPAALASTLVAMATETLPVATPAGGWSEVESSPGTWLQANTPPTPVSPATPATPKEGLEEEDIRSIIGRCKDTLSTISGPTTQNTYGRNEGAWMKDPLAQEERIYVTNYYYGNTLVEFRNLDNFKQGRWSNSYKLPYSWIGTGHVVYNGSFYYNRAFTRNIIKYDLKQRYVAAWAMLHDVAYEESTPWRWRGHSDVDFAVDENGLWVIYPAISYEGSSQEVIVLSKLNAADLSTQKETTWRTGLRKNFYGNCFVICGVLYAVDSYNKRNANISYAFDTHTNTQIIPRLLFENEYAYTTQIDYNPKDRLLYAWDNGHQVTYHVIFAY, from the exons ATGGCTCggccgctgccgctgctgctctgcctggccGCGCTGGGCGCCGGCTGCCGGGCCGGGACCCCCACCCGGGCAGGGACCCCCCCCTCCGGCACGGCCGGGCCCTCCGCGGAGCCGCTGCAGGACGAGGCGGACAACCAGGAGAACATCCTCTCGCAG CTGCTAGGTGACTACGACAAGGTGAAGGCGGTGTCCGAGGGCTCCGACTGCCGCTGCAAATGCCTGGTCAGACCCCTGGGCCGTGGCGCCTGCCAGAGGATTAACGAGGGCGCTTTCAGAGCCGAGGATTTTTACACGGTGGAAACCATCACGTCAGGACCCAGCTGCAAGTGTGCGTGCGTGGCTCCCCCCTCGGCCCTCAACCCCTGCGAGGGAGACttcaggctgaagaagctgcGGGAGGCAGAGAGCAGCGACCTGAAG CTCTCCTCCATCGTCGAGATGCTGGAAAGTGCCTTCTATGGCTTAGACCTCCTGAAGCTGCACTCAGTCACCACCAAGCTGGTGGGTCGGGTGGAGAAGCTGGAGGAG GGCATGTCCAGGAACTTGACGCAGGAAGGCCAGCGGGCTGGAGCCAGCGGGGAGGAGGCTCTGCAGGatgcccctggcagggagaacTGCTCCAggctcctcagcagcagcctggccgACATGGAGAGCTCCCTGCAGCGGGATGCTGAGGCTGCCTACGCTCACCCAGAG ggaaaataCGAAGAAAGATTCCTGAAGGATGAGACCATCTCCCAGCAGATCAACTCGGTGGAATCCCTCCcggagctgcagctctccctggaggACAAGAAGCccgagcagctcctgcagaggaAGCTGCGGGTGAGGAGCCGGCCTCCTTCCAAGCCCACCATTGTCCGAGGGGTCACCTACTACAAAGCCCAGTCCACCGAGTCCGAGAATGACATCGAGGAGCAAC CGGACGAGCTGTTCAGCGGGGACAACACGGTGGATCTGCTGATAGAGGACCAGCTCCTGAggcccagcagcagggcaggcgAGGCCGTGAGAAAGCCCTCTCCCGTGGGCTGGCCACCCACCCCGGGCAGCGCTCCCACCACCCCTCCAGCCGCCAGCACCGCCGCCAcggccaccctgtccctgtccctgtcccccaccACGCCGGAGCCCACCGCCCCAGGGCCCATCACCGTCCTGGCAGATCTGCCCGAGGAGGGcaccccacagctgccagcagcctTGGCCAGCACGCTGGTGGCCATGGCCACAGAGACTCTGCCCGTGGCCACCCCCGCTGGAGGCTGGAGTGAGGTGGAGAGCAGCCCAGGAACTTGGCTCCAGGCGAACACCCCCCCAACGCCGGTCAGCCCGGCCACCCCTGCCACCCCAAAGGAGGgcctggaggaggaggacatCAGGAGCATCATTG ggcgCTGCAAGGACACGCTGTCCACCATCTCGGGGCCCACCACCCAGAACACCTACGGGCGCAACGAGGGAGCCTGGATGAAGGATCCCCTGGCCCAGGAGGAGCGGATCTACGTCACCAATTACTACTACGGGAACACACTGGTGGAGTTCAGGAACCTTGACAATTTCAAGCAAG GTCGCTGGAGCAACTCCTACAAGCTCCCATACAGCTGGATTGGCACGGGACACGTCGTCTACAACGGCTCCTTCTACTACAACCGCGCCTTCACGCGCAACATCATCAAGTACGACCTGAAGCAGCGCTACGTGGCCGCCTGGGCCATGCTGCACGACGTGGCCTACGAGGAGTCCACCCCGTGGCGGTGGCGGGGCCACTCCGACGTGGACTTTGCGGTGGACGAGAACGGCCTGTGGGTCATCTACCCGGCCATCAGCTACGAGGGCTCCAGCCAGGAGGTGATCGTGCTGAGCAAGCTGAACGCGGCCGACCTCAGCACGCAGAAGGAGACCACGTGGAGGACAGGGCTGCGAAAGAACTTCTACGGGAACTGCTTTGTCATCTGTGGGGTCCTGTACGCGGTCGACAGCTACAACAAGAGGAACGCCAACATCTCCTACGCCTTTGACACGCACACCAACACGCAGATCATCCCCAGGCTGCTCTTTGAGAACGAGTACGCCTACACCACACAGATAGACTATAACCCCAAGGACCGCCTGCTCTACGCCTGGGACAATGGCCACCAAGTCACCTACCACGTCATCTTTGCCTACTGA